The following coding sequences are from one Achromobacter sp. B7 window:
- a CDS encoding tripartite tricarboxylate transporter substrate binding protein, producing the protein MKSVLHPLRAALVAFCAASAVATAPAAFAADYPARSVSLVVGYPAGGSLDLTARLLGEELGKRLGQTVVVENVGGAGGTIGAQRVARAAPDGYTIFLGSTNEMVIARMINTAVKYDSAKDFTALGLVASQPMLLAASKNSGVKTAADYLQKLRGAEPGTFNYGSSGVGTTLHLAGEMINQATGTRAEHVPYRGVSPLVTDLMSGQLDYGMLVLSSGLPQVRSGNIVALGLTENKRSPAAPEIAPLAATPGFESVDINLWFALYGPAGLPEPVVAKLRTVLDETLKSESFRKKMQEAGGEVAQPGVDLVAYQAEETKKYGALVKAAKIEAQ; encoded by the coding sequence ATGAAGTCCGTACTGCATCCGCTGCGCGCAGCGCTTGTTGCGTTTTGTGCCGCCTCGGCCGTGGCAACCGCCCCGGCCGCCTTCGCCGCCGATTACCCGGCCCGCAGCGTGTCGCTGGTGGTGGGCTATCCCGCCGGCGGCAGCCTGGACCTGACGGCGCGCCTGTTGGGCGAAGAACTGGGCAAGCGCCTGGGCCAGACCGTCGTGGTTGAAAACGTGGGCGGCGCAGGCGGCACCATCGGCGCTCAGCGCGTGGCACGCGCCGCGCCGGACGGCTACACGATTTTCCTGGGCTCCACCAACGAAATGGTGATTGCCCGCATGATCAACACGGCGGTCAAGTACGACAGCGCCAAGGACTTCACGGCCCTGGGGCTGGTGGCCTCGCAGCCCATGCTGCTGGCGGCCAGCAAGAATTCCGGCGTGAAGACGGCCGCTGACTACCTGCAAAAGCTGCGCGGCGCAGAGCCGGGCACGTTCAACTACGGCTCGTCCGGCGTGGGCACCACGCTGCATCTGGCCGGTGAAATGATCAACCAGGCCACTGGCACGCGCGCCGAACACGTGCCGTATCGCGGCGTGTCGCCGCTGGTGACGGACCTGATGAGCGGCCAGCTGGACTACGGCATGCTGGTGCTGTCCTCGGGCCTGCCGCAAGTGCGCAGCGGCAACATCGTGGCGCTGGGCCTGACCGAGAACAAGCGTTCGCCGGCCGCGCCGGAAATCGCGCCGCTGGCCGCCACGCCCGGCTTTGAATCCGTCGACATCAACCTGTGGTTCGCGCTGTACGGCCCCGCCGGCTTGCCCGAGCCGGTTGTGGCAAAGCTGCGTACCGTGCTGGACGAAACGCTGAAGTCCGAATCGTTCCGCAAGAAGATGCAAGAGGCGGGCGGCGAAGTGGCCCAGCCGGGCGTCGACCTGGTGGCCTACCAAGCCGAAGAAACCAAGAAGTACGGCGCGCTGGTCAAGGCCGCCAAGATCGAAGCGCAGTGA
- a CDS encoding GntR family transcriptional regulator yields MKPRIKASRQDDPGSDGNADVEDITLSEQVYRLLRRDIMSGAFAPGQSLRLELLRQRYGSSFSPIREALNRLRSERMVVNTTSRGFSIAPLSVDEMWDACETRILIDCDALRRSLANADDAWETRLVGAYHALTLAAQRAGQAPAPSDELEELLEARHLDFHHALIGACRSHWLLDLSTQLYAQTERYRRPARAGATAYGPERNVDDEHRQLLDAAISRDAERSVAMLAAHYRKTAQFIERIISQPDPQARHA; encoded by the coding sequence TTGAAGCCAAGAATCAAAGCTTCCCGCCAGGACGATCCCGGATCGGACGGGAACGCCGACGTTGAAGACATCACGCTGTCCGAGCAGGTCTACCGCCTGCTTCGACGCGACATCATGAGCGGCGCCTTCGCGCCCGGCCAGTCGCTGCGGCTGGAATTGCTGCGGCAGCGCTACGGCAGCAGCTTTTCGCCGATCCGCGAAGCGCTGAACCGCTTGCGCAGCGAACGCATGGTCGTGAACACCACGTCGCGCGGGTTCAGCATCGCGCCCTTGTCGGTCGACGAAATGTGGGACGCCTGTGAAACCCGCATCCTGATCGACTGCGACGCGCTGCGGCGGTCGCTGGCCAACGCGGACGACGCCTGGGAAACGCGGCTGGTGGGCGCGTATCACGCGCTGACGTTGGCGGCCCAGCGCGCGGGCCAGGCCCCCGCGCCGTCCGACGAACTGGAAGAACTGCTGGAAGCCCGCCACCTGGATTTCCATCACGCCTTGATCGGCGCCTGCCGCTCGCACTGGCTGCTGGACCTGTCCACCCAGCTGTATGCGCAAACCGAACGCTACCGGCGCCCGGCGCGTGCGGGCGCCACCGCCTACGGGCCCGAGCGCAACGTTGACGACGAGCATCGCCAGCTGCTGGACGCCGCGATATCCCGCGACGCCGAACGCTCGGTGGCCATGCTGGCCGCGCACTACCGCAAGACCGCGCAATTCATCGAACGGATCATTTCACAGCCCGACCCCCAGGCACGACATGCATAA
- the gshA gene encoding glutamate--cysteine ligase, whose protein sequence is MTDTAANRLSRLEANRSLLTQTLRGIEKEGLRVDEQGILSRTPHPAGLGSALTNEHVTTDYSESLLELITGTHTDVDALLAELTNTHRHVYSVLDHELIWNQSMPATLPAEADIPIAWYGKSNTGMLKHVYRRGLAERYGKRMQCIAGVHYNFSLSEDLWSVLDTQAGSAQDRRSRGYIGLIRNFTRYSWLLMYLFGAAPALSSDFLNGPDHPLERLGDHTLYLPYATSLRMSDLGYQNKAQSQLKLCYNDLDTFLGRLYDAVTQTWPDYEKIGTHRNGEWIQLNTNVLQIENEYYSSIRPKRATGRCERPITALAERGVQYVEVRCLDIDPESPVGIDADTSRFVDAFLLFCTASDSPFFPANGYCQRSADNFSTVVKEGRKPGLMLDREGKPVALKEWGHELLDQIAPYAALFDSALGGTAYADALTAQRVKLDQPEATPSARLLQSLTQSGLSFHDYSLAQSRKHADTLRAQALPSDLAAAYQQAATQSTDEQQRIEQSDTVDFATYVARYHEALKAPRK, encoded by the coding sequence GTGACTGATACCGCCGCCAACCGCCTCTCCCGCCTAGAGGCCAACCGCTCGCTGCTGACCCAGACGTTGCGAGGCATTGAAAAAGAAGGCCTGCGCGTGGACGAGCAGGGCATTTTGTCGCGCACGCCCCACCCGGCCGGCCTGGGTTCGGCGCTGACCAATGAACACGTCACCACCGATTACTCGGAATCCCTGCTTGAGCTGATCACCGGCACGCACACCGACGTCGACGCGCTCTTGGCCGAGCTCACCAACACCCATCGCCACGTGTACAGCGTGCTGGATCACGAGCTGATCTGGAACCAGTCCATGCCGGCCACGCTGCCGGCTGAAGCCGACATCCCTATCGCCTGGTACGGCAAGTCCAACACCGGCATGCTCAAGCACGTGTATCGCCGCGGCCTGGCCGAGCGCTACGGCAAGCGGATGCAATGCATCGCCGGCGTGCACTACAACTTCTCGCTGTCCGAAGATTTGTGGTCCGTGCTGGACACGCAAGCCGGCTCCGCGCAAGACCGCCGTTCGCGCGGCTATATCGGGCTGATCCGAAATTTCACGCGCTATTCCTGGCTGCTGATGTACCTGTTTGGCGCGGCGCCCGCGCTGTCCAGTGACTTCCTGAATGGCCCTGACCACCCGCTGGAACGCCTGGGCGACCACACGCTGTACCTGCCCTACGCCACCAGCCTGCGCATGAGCGACCTGGGCTATCAGAACAAGGCGCAGTCGCAGCTCAAGCTTTGCTACAACGACCTGGATACCTTCCTGGGCCGGCTGTACGACGCCGTGACGCAAACGTGGCCCGACTACGAGAAGATCGGCACGCATCGCAATGGCGAATGGATCCAGCTGAACACCAACGTGCTTCAGATCGAAAACGAGTACTACTCCAGCATCCGCCCCAAGCGTGCCACCGGCCGCTGCGAACGCCCCATCACCGCCCTGGCGGAACGCGGCGTGCAATACGTGGAAGTGCGCTGCCTGGATATCGACCCCGAATCGCCCGTGGGCATCGACGCCGACACCAGCCGCTTTGTCGACGCGTTCCTGCTGTTTTGCACGGCATCGGACAGCCCGTTCTTCCCCGCCAACGGCTACTGTCAGCGCAGCGCCGACAACTTTTCCACCGTCGTCAAAGAAGGCCGCAAGCCGGGCCTGATGCTGGACCGCGAAGGCAAGCCGGTAGCGCTGAAAGAATGGGGCCACGAATTGCTGGACCAGATCGCGCCGTACGCCGCGCTGTTTGATTCGGCCCTGGGCGGCACTGCCTACGCCGATGCGCTGACCGCGCAGCGCGTCAAGCTGGACCAGCCCGAGGCCACGCCGTCCGCGCGCCTGTTGCAGTCGCTGACGCAAAGCGGCCTGTCGTTTCACGACTACTCGCTGGCGCAAAGCCGCAAGCATGCGGACACGCTGCGCGCACAAGCCCTGCCGTCGGACCTGGCGGCTGCCTATCAACAGGCAGCAACGCAGTCCACCGACGAACAGCAGCGCATCGAGCAGTCGGACACGGTGGACTTCGCGACCTACGTGGCGCGCTACCACGAGGCCCTGAAGGCCCCGCGTAAATAA
- a CDS encoding LysR family transcriptional regulator produces MADLKLLEDLIALARTGSFVRAAELRHVTHPAFGRRIRALEAWAGAPLVERQHLPVTLTAQGEALLKTATQVVEQMGLVRHRIRSSGAGGEAVLRIATGRSLARTLVADWIARLRHRAPKVLTEGTQVELSTGQAKDLVVRLEQGKVDLLCCYEHPALSVPLSPARYRYMTLATDKLVPVSQADARGRARYALKDGGPAVPLITYTGGLAMERIVGDRLETTPYALTPFVRSDSLDAAHGAVAKGLGVAWLPWSMVAADCRRGALVALGGRSEEIAFEVRLYRPRARLTDLAEAAWEATANRKA; encoded by the coding sequence ATGGCGGACCTGAAACTTCTTGAAGACTTGATCGCGCTGGCGCGCACGGGCAGTTTCGTGCGCGCGGCCGAGCTGCGTCATGTGACGCACCCCGCGTTCGGCCGGCGCATCCGCGCGCTGGAAGCCTGGGCCGGTGCGCCGCTGGTCGAACGCCAGCACCTGCCCGTGACGCTGACCGCGCAAGGCGAGGCGCTGCTCAAGACGGCCACGCAGGTGGTCGAACAGATGGGCCTGGTGCGCCATCGCATCCGCAGTTCGGGCGCGGGCGGCGAGGCGGTGCTGCGCATTGCAACCGGCCGCAGCCTGGCGCGTACGCTGGTGGCCGATTGGATCGCCCGGCTGCGTCACCGCGCGCCCAAGGTGCTGACCGAAGGTACGCAGGTTGAGTTGTCCACGGGCCAGGCAAAAGACCTGGTGGTGCGCCTGGAGCAGGGCAAGGTGGACTTGCTGTGTTGCTACGAACACCCGGCGCTGTCGGTGCCGCTGAGCCCGGCGCGCTATCGCTACATGACGCTGGCCACCGACAAACTGGTGCCCGTCAGCCAGGCGGACGCGCGCGGCCGCGCTCGCTACGCGCTGAAAGACGGCGGCCCCGCCGTGCCGCTGATCACCTACACGGGCGGGCTGGCAATGGAACGCATCGTGGGCGACCGCCTGGAAACCACGCCGTACGCCTTGACGCCGTTCGTGCGCAGCGATTCGCTGGACGCGGCGCATGGCGCGGTGGCCAAGGGCCTGGGCGTGGCGTGGCTGCCATGGTCGATGGTGGCGGCCGATTGCCGTCGCGGCGCCTTGGTGGCCCTGGGCGGTCGCAGCGAAGAGATCGCCTTCGAGGTGCGGCTGTATCGGCCGCGCGCGCGCCTGACGGATCTGGCGGAGGCGGCCTGGGAGGCCACGGCGAACCGCAAGGCCTGA
- a CDS encoding alpha/beta hydrolase — MSPISITPAPDGTPLANYLWPAAPNVPPPVTGPGTPSVYLMHGLSEHAGRYDRLARWLAARGWTVGAHDHRGHGRSGGPAATLAHQDDLVVDSVDRLRAWTALQGRPPIVLAHSLGALVAVRIALRRLAELDALVLSSPPFVVNVPMWVRRTLTWMSLHAPDLRVPHGLAPARISHDRAVVKAYRSDPLVRRRMTGRLARFVDEGGRESLREADLLPCRTLLMVAGDDSIVAAEGSRQFAQRAPAQLLTLRWYDTAWHEIFNETAPISDPVYADLDEWLARTAQALSLPPVLTPSAQEAGTP, encoded by the coding sequence TTGTCGCCGATTTCCATCACCCCCGCGCCCGACGGCACGCCATTGGCCAACTATCTTTGGCCCGCCGCGCCCAATGTGCCGCCCCCTGTTACCGGGCCGGGCACGCCCAGCGTGTACCTGATGCACGGCCTGAGCGAACACGCCGGCCGCTATGACCGCCTGGCCCGCTGGCTGGCCGCGCGCGGCTGGACCGTGGGCGCGCACGATCACCGCGGCCATGGGCGTTCCGGCGGCCCGGCCGCTACCCTGGCCCACCAGGACGACCTGGTCGTGGACTCCGTCGACCGCCTTCGCGCCTGGACCGCGCTGCAAGGCCGCCCGCCCATTGTGCTGGCCCACAGCCTGGGCGCGCTGGTGGCGGTGCGCATCGCCCTGCGGCGCCTGGCCGAGCTGGACGCGCTGGTGCTCAGCTCGCCGCCTTTCGTCGTGAACGTACCGATGTGGGTGCGCCGCACCCTCACCTGGATGTCGCTGCATGCGCCCGACCTGCGCGTGCCCCATGGCCTGGCGCCTGCCCGCATCTCGCATGACCGGGCCGTCGTCAAAGCCTACCGATCCGACCCGCTGGTGCGCCGGCGCATGACCGGCCGGCTGGCCCGCTTTGTCGACGAAGGCGGCCGGGAATCGCTGCGCGAAGCCGATCTTCTGCCCTGTCGCACCCTGTTGATGGTGGCCGGCGACGATTCCATCGTGGCCGCCGAAGGCAGCCGCCAATTCGCCCAGCGCGCGCCCGCGCAATTGCTGACCCTGCGCTGGTACGACACCGCCTGGCACGAAATTTTCAATGAAACGGCCCCAATTTCTGATCCGGTTTATGCTGACCTGGACGAATGGCTGGCGCGCACGGCGCAGGCATTGTCCCTGCCCCCAGTACTGACTCCCTCGGCACAGGAGGCCGGCACCCCGTAA
- a CDS encoding ABC transporter ATP-binding protein → MLKVDGLTGGYGSSKVLFGMSFEASEGEVISLIGRNGMGKTTTVKTVMGMLPATGGAVQFRGQTLGRSAPSTVARLGVGLVPEGRRVFGSLTVQENLVATARAAPGGWDLDRVFTLFPRLKERRAQSSRTLSGGEQQMLVVGRALMTNPKLLILDEATEGLAPLIRQEIWRCLRALKSEGQTILVIDKNLPEMATLVDRHYIVDKGRVAWSGKPAELSAQPELAQRYLGI, encoded by the coding sequence ATGTTGAAGGTTGACGGCCTGACGGGCGGCTACGGGTCCAGCAAGGTGCTGTTCGGCATGTCGTTCGAAGCCAGCGAGGGCGAAGTCATTTCGCTGATCGGGCGCAACGGCATGGGCAAGACCACCACGGTCAAGACCGTGATGGGCATGCTGCCGGCTACCGGCGGCGCGGTGCAGTTCCGGGGGCAGACGCTGGGGCGGTCCGCGCCCAGCACGGTCGCGCGCCTGGGGGTGGGGCTGGTGCCGGAAGGGCGGCGGGTGTTCGGGTCGCTGACGGTGCAGGAAAACCTGGTGGCCACCGCGCGCGCCGCGCCGGGCGGCTGGGACCTGGACCGCGTGTTCACGCTGTTTCCGCGCTTGAAAGAGCGGCGCGCGCAGTCCTCGCGCACGCTGTCGGGCGGCGAACAGCAGATGCTGGTGGTGGGCCGCGCGCTGATGACCAACCCCAAGCTGCTGATCCTGGACGAAGCCACCGAAGGGCTGGCGCCGCTGATCCGCCAGGAAATCTGGCGGTGCCTGCGGGCATTGAAGTCCGAAGGCCAGACCATTCTGGTCATCGACAAGAACCTGCCCGAAATGGCAACGCTGGTCGACCGCCATTACATCGTCGACAAGGGCCGCGTGGCCTGGTCGGGCAAGCCGGCCGAGCTGTCGGCGCAGCCCGAGCTGGCGCAGCGTTATCTGGGAATATGA
- a CDS encoding branched-chain amino acid ABC transporter permease, which yields MMMAKTLSNRARWGLAGLTVLILLPAGALASGSPFLIGVVTRFLIYGLAAVSLDLVIGYGAMVSFGHAMFFGLGGYAVGIIAFHTAEAGPIFGWAGSNAALVVWPIALAVCALAGWVFGYLALRTRGVQFIMITLAFGQMVYFILVSLQFYGGDDGLMIPQRNVLPGINLESPLVFYYVCLALLTAWTLLCIRVTNSRFGMVLQALRQSERRALNLGVAPTPYRLSAFVLSAVGTGLAGVLWANYAGLVTPDMAAWTKSGELMAIVILGGVGTLLGPIAGAAVFLGLEQMLSSLTEHWLLYMGPILVLVVLWGQKGLFGKLLETRHAD from the coding sequence ATGATGATGGCAAAGACACTTTCCAATCGCGCCCGCTGGGGCCTGGCCGGACTGACGGTATTGATCCTGCTGCCGGCCGGGGCGCTGGCGTCGGGCTCGCCCTTCTTGATCGGCGTGGTGACGCGGTTTCTGATCTACGGCCTGGCCGCCGTCAGCCTCGACCTGGTGATCGGCTACGGCGCCATGGTCAGCTTCGGCCACGCCATGTTCTTCGGCCTGGGCGGGTACGCGGTGGGCATCATCGCGTTTCACACGGCCGAAGCGGGTCCCATCTTCGGCTGGGCCGGCAGCAATGCCGCGCTGGTCGTGTGGCCCATCGCGCTGGCGGTGTGCGCGTTGGCAGGCTGGGTGTTCGGCTACCTGGCACTGCGCACGCGCGGCGTGCAGTTCATCATGATTACGCTGGCATTCGGGCAGATGGTGTATTTCATCCTGGTGTCGCTGCAGTTCTATGGGGGCGACGACGGGCTGATGATTCCGCAGCGCAATGTGCTGCCTGGCATCAACCTGGAAAGCCCGCTGGTTTTTTACTACGTGTGCCTGGCGCTGCTGACGGCGTGGACGCTGCTGTGCATTCGCGTCACCAATTCGCGTTTCGGCATGGTGTTGCAGGCGCTGCGCCAAAGCGAACGGCGCGCCCTGAACCTGGGGGTGGCGCCCACGCCGTATCGCCTGAGCGCGTTTGTGCTGTCGGCGGTGGGCACCGGGCTGGCGGGCGTGCTGTGGGCAAACTATGCCGGGCTGGTTACGCCCGACATGGCCGCGTGGACCAAGTCCGGCGAACTGATGGCGATCGTGATACTGGGCGGTGTAGGCACGCTGCTGGGGCCGATCGCGGGCGCGGCCGTGTTCCTGGGCCTGGAACAGATGCTGTCGTCGCTGACCGAACATTGGTTGCTGTACATGGGGCCGATCCTGGTGCTGGTGGTGCTGTGGGGCCAGAAGGGGTTGTTCGGAAAATTGCTGGAGACCCGCCATGCCGATTGA
- a CDS encoding alpha/beta hydrolase, translating into MHKPDIDLFFPTIAEREVQYNARESVADFDACVRRYAESSARVRSRRPAVLDLRYGMGQDERLDLFLPAASRAPAPVFVFIHGGYWRAQRKEDAPVMAEAFNAAGAAVATLEYTLVPEATLGEVVREVRSAVAWLYQNAAAYGVDPERIYVGGSSAGGHLAGMLVAPGWPARYGVPDDIIKGTLALSGLFDLRPLCDILPNTWLRLTPEQAAHQSPIFHLPEQAGPMLLAVGGLETQGFKNQTAAFEAAWNAAGLASTRIATPHCNHFDLVNELEDADSPLTRATLAMMGLGDR; encoded by the coding sequence ATGCATAAGCCCGACATCGACCTTTTCTTTCCCACCATCGCCGAACGCGAGGTGCAATACAACGCGCGTGAATCGGTGGCGGACTTTGATGCCTGCGTGCGCCGCTACGCGGAGTCGTCCGCGCGCGTGCGCTCGCGCCGCCCCGCCGTGCTGGACCTGCGCTACGGCATGGGCCAGGACGAACGCCTGGACCTGTTCCTGCCTGCCGCGTCGCGGGCGCCGGCGCCGGTATTCGTCTTCATTCACGGCGGCTACTGGCGCGCCCAGCGCAAGGAAGACGCGCCGGTCATGGCCGAGGCCTTCAACGCGGCGGGCGCAGCCGTGGCCACGCTGGAATACACCTTGGTGCCCGAAGCCACCCTGGGCGAAGTGGTGCGCGAAGTGCGCAGCGCGGTGGCCTGGCTGTACCAGAACGCGGCGGCCTATGGCGTGGACCCGGAACGCATCTACGTGGGCGGCAGCTCGGCCGGCGGGCACCTGGCCGGCATGCTGGTCGCGCCCGGCTGGCCCGCGCGTTATGGCGTGCCTGACGACATCATCAAGGGCACGCTGGCCTTGTCCGGCCTGTTCGACCTGCGCCCGCTGTGCGACATCCTGCCCAATACCTGGCTGCGATTGACGCCCGAGCAGGCCGCGCATCAAAGCCCCATTTTCCATCTGCCCGAGCAGGCCGGCCCCATGCTGCTGGCGGTCGGCGGGCTGGAAACGCAGGGCTTCAAGAACCAGACGGCGGCATTTGAAGCCGCCTGGAATGCGGCGGGTCTTGCGTCCACGCGCATTGCCACACCGCACTGCAACCACTTCGACCTGGTCAATGAACTGGAAGACGCCGACAGCCCGCTCACCCGCGCCACGTTGGCGATGATGGGGCTGGGCGATCGCTGA
- a CDS encoding ABC transporter ATP-binding protein has protein sequence MPIDAQDCLLRLTQLRKAFDAVVATNGVDLDVRAGEIHAIIGPNGAGKSTLIAQICGEIRPDSGTIHLDGRDVTGLRAFERARLGLGRSFQITELCHEYTALENVILSRMLKGGRAFGAWSDPRRDAGLKAEAMQWLTHVGLAERRHVRSADLAHGEKRQLELAVALARSPRLLLLDEPMAGMGPEESARMTRLLQGMKGDYGILLVEHDMDAVFALADRISVLVYGRVVFSGPPDEVRRHPEVRAAYLGEEHVEG, from the coding sequence ATGCCGATTGACGCGCAAGACTGCCTGTTGCGGCTGACTCAACTGCGCAAGGCCTTTGACGCGGTGGTGGCCACCAATGGGGTGGACCTGGATGTGCGGGCCGGCGAGATCCACGCCATCATCGGCCCCAACGGCGCGGGCAAGTCCACGCTGATCGCGCAGATCTGCGGCGAAATCCGGCCCGATTCCGGCACCATTCATCTGGACGGGCGCGACGTCACCGGGCTACGCGCGTTTGAACGCGCGCGACTGGGGCTGGGGCGGTCGTTCCAGATCACCGAGCTTTGCCACGAATACACCGCGCTGGAAAACGTGATCCTGTCGCGCATGCTCAAGGGCGGACGCGCGTTCGGCGCGTGGTCCGACCCGCGCCGCGACGCGGGTTTGAAAGCCGAAGCCATGCAGTGGCTGACGCACGTGGGCCTGGCCGAGCGCCGCCATGTGCGGTCCGCCGATTTGGCGCATGGTGAAAAGCGCCAGCTGGAATTGGCGGTGGCGCTGGCGCGGTCGCCACGGTTGTTGCTGCTGGACGAGCCGATGGCCGGCATGGGCCCCGAGGAATCGGCCCGCATGACGCGGCTGCTGCAAGGCATGAAGGGCGACTACGGCATCTTGCTGGTGGAACACGATATGGACGCCGTCTTTGCGCTGGCCGACCGCATCAGCGTGCTGGTCTACGGCCGCGTGGTGTTCAGCGGGCCGCCCGACGAGGTGCGCCGCCATCCGGAGGTGCGCGCGGCCTACCTGGGAGAAGAACATGTTGAAGGTTGA
- a CDS encoding lipocalin family protein: MRRTATFLMALAASVGIAHAAPPPMQTVDSVDLKRYVGMWYEIANFPMFFQRNCVGDTTAEYTAHPDGTIGVNNRCRTKDGDIDSASGTATVVEGSNNAKLEVTFFKPFKGDYWVIGLDPEYRWSVVGTPDRKYLWILSRSPQLAKEELDKALAAAKAQGYELDELRYTPQK; encoded by the coding sequence ATGCGCCGCACCGCAACATTCCTGATGGCCCTGGCAGCCAGCGTGGGCATCGCCCATGCCGCGCCGCCGCCCATGCAGACCGTGGATTCGGTGGACCTGAAACGCTACGTCGGCATGTGGTACGAAATCGCCAATTTCCCCATGTTCTTCCAGCGCAATTGCGTCGGCGATACCACCGCCGAATACACCGCGCACCCCGACGGCACCATCGGCGTGAACAATCGCTGCCGCACCAAGGACGGCGATATCGACTCCGCGTCCGGCACCGCCACCGTCGTGGAAGGCAGCAACAACGCCAAGCTTGAAGTCACCTTCTTCAAGCCGTTCAAGGGCGATTACTGGGTGATCGGCCTGGACCCGGAATACCGCTGGTCCGTGGTGGGTACGCCCGACCGCAAGTACCTGTGGATTCTGTCGCGCTCGCCGCAATTGGCCAAGGAAGAGTTGGACAAGGCCCTGGCTGCCGCGAAGGCGCAGGGCTATGAGCTGGACGAACTGCGGTACACGCCGCAGAAATAA
- a CDS encoding branched-chain amino acid ABC transporter permease yields the protein MTLLFEQLLNGLQFGAMLFMLAAGLTLIFGIMGVVNLTHGSFYMVGAYCAAYAIGTTGSFLAGVLAALLGAGLYGISVEVLVIRKLYKRDHLYQVLATFGLLLFSNEAVSLIFGRRPPLVGIPSFLEGAVTLAPGFQYPVIRLSFIAIGALVAVGLWWLVNRTRIGMLIRAGADDREMVDALGVDIRKLYTLVFGLGALLCGLAGVMAAPLLAVEIGMGERILITTFVVIVIGGVGSVRGALAGALLVGMVDSLGRAFLPQLLSKMFSPATADPLAAGMASASIYVLMAIVLIAKPGGLFPARG from the coding sequence ATGACGCTTCTGTTCGAACAGCTGCTTAACGGCTTGCAGTTCGGCGCCATGCTTTTCATGCTGGCGGCCGGGCTGACGCTGATCTTCGGGATCATGGGCGTGGTGAACCTGACGCACGGGTCCTTCTACATGGTGGGTGCGTACTGCGCGGCCTACGCCATCGGCACCACGGGTTCGTTTCTGGCGGGCGTGCTGGCCGCGTTGCTGGGCGCGGGGCTGTACGGCATATCGGTCGAGGTGCTGGTGATCCGCAAGCTGTACAAACGCGATCACCTGTACCAGGTGCTGGCCACGTTCGGGCTGCTGCTGTTTTCGAACGAGGCCGTCAGCCTGATTTTCGGCCGGCGCCCGCCGCTGGTGGGCATCCCGTCTTTCCTGGAAGGCGCGGTGACGCTGGCGCCGGGTTTTCAGTATCCGGTGATCCGCCTGTCGTTCATCGCCATCGGCGCGCTGGTGGCGGTGGGGCTGTGGTGGCTGGTCAACCGCACCCGCATCGGCATGCTGATCCGCGCGGGCGCGGATGACCGCGAAATGGTCGACGCGCTGGGCGTGGACATTCGCAAGCTTTACACGCTGGTGTTCGGCCTGGGCGCGTTGCTGTGCGGCCTGGCGGGCGTGATGGCGGCGCCGCTGCTGGCCGTGGAAATCGGCATGGGCGAACGCATCCTGATCACCACGTTCGTGGTGATCGTGATTGGCGGGGTCGGCTCGGTGCGCGGCGCGTTGGCGGGTGCCTTGCTGGTGGGCATGGTTGACAGCCTGGGGCGTGCGTTTCTGCCGCAGTTGCTGTCCAAGATGTTCTCGCCCGCCACGGCGGACCCCTTGGCCGCCGGCATGGCGTCGGCCAGTATCTATGTGCTGATGGCGATCGTGCTGATCGCCAAGCCCGGTGGCTTGTTCCCGGCGCGAGGATGA
- a CDS encoding helix-turn-helix transcriptional regulator encodes MTAPLRFAALRGSSAFQRLCAFHPDLAQRGGPLSSLGPPMPAMHSLGKLPPYKALSDRQAACLYWAAAGKTSWETSRILDVAESTVNFHLRNACTKLGVRGRRTAVVVALRHGLLDSVIE; translated from the coding sequence ATGACCGCACCGCTTCGCTTCGCCGCGCTTCGAGGATCATCCGCATTCCAGCGCTTGTGCGCCTTCCATCCGGACCTGGCCCAGCGCGGCGGGCCGCTATCATCATTGGGGCCGCCGATGCCCGCGATGCATTCGCTGGGCAAGCTGCCCCCCTACAAAGCGCTGTCCGACCGGCAGGCGGCGTGCCTGTATTGGGCGGCGGCGGGCAAGACCAGCTGGGAAACCAGCCGCATCCTGGACGTCGCGGAAAGCACCGTGAATTTCCATTTGCGCAACGCCTGCACCAAGCTGGGCGTACGCGGGCGCCGCACGGCCGTGGTGGTGGCCCTGCGCCACGGGCTGCTGGACAGCGTCATCGAGTAA